A segment of the Oncorhynchus tshawytscha isolate Ot180627B linkage group LG06, Otsh_v2.0, whole genome shotgun sequence genome:
AGtctgcccctctcttcctctcctccactctccctttcTGTGCTTCCTACAGTTTCAGTGAACTACCTCCATTTTCGCTGGACCACAGTGCCCCCATCAAAGCTGTCTTCCTGCCCGCCTCCCAGTCTCTGAGCTGTACAATGTGCTACGGCTTTGGGTTATATAAAGaaacagcagtagcagcagggCCAGGGGTGGGTCACACCCAGCTCCTGCCAGGCGGCCCAGGGAaaatccatccctccctcctgttcccatCGGTGGGCCGTCCCATCCACAAAGCCCTCAACCACAGCCTGTTGCCATGGGAACAACTGACAGGAAGCAAGCTagccctctgctctgctctcacaGCCATCCCAGTCCACTTTGCTGCCTGGAACCTcaattttttttacctttttaaAATCTGTGTCGCTCTCCCAAACCCATAATAGCTCCTCCAAGCTGTCTGCTTGCCCTGCGCTGGTCAGACTTTATCAGAACAAATGGACAGATAGGTGTATCACAGAGCCTCCAGGCTGAcccccagagagagggaggggagatactCATCAGTGTAGAGGGCTGCCTGCCCTGAGGCCCCAACCAGGCCCACTGTACTGCAGCTGTGCTGGGAGAGGAACATTACTATCAGTGAATACATCTCCTTAGAGGCCCTGAGGCTTAGCTCTATGTTAATTTACATGGCAGGGGTCTCGGCATGGAGGAGACATGCTCTAGATTTCATCTTCGTCTGCCTCTCCGTTACAGCGATCTCCATGACTTTGTTAGTCTGGTATTCATTGATAGTTAGTCCATGTGATCTATATGCCTTATGTACTTTATGTGCCCTTCTCTGTTTTTATACCATATTGCCTACGTGACCTGGTAACAGTCTCCATGAGATGCTTGACATTTGTCTTCACATtcccccactactatcacctatTTTAGTGTTCTCACCAAATGTCTAGTTCAGTTATTCGCCCAGTGTGTCTCTCTAACCCCTGTGTTTCTCGACAGAAATGAGTCGCCAGACCGCCACAGCGCTGCCAACAGGAACCTCCAAGTGCGCCCCCTCCCAGCGCATCCCCACCCTGTCCGGCACTACAGCCTCTAACAGCGACCTGGCCAGCCTGTTTGAGTGCCCTGTCTGCTTCGACTATGTGCTGCCCCCCATCCTGCAGTGCCAGAGCGGCCACCTGGTCTGCAGCAACTGCCGTCCCAAGCTCACCTGCTGCCCCACCTGTCGGGGCCCGCTGGGCTCCATCCGGAACCTGGCCATGGAGAAGGTTGCCAACTCTGTGCTGTTCCCCTGCAAGTATGCGTCGTCGGGCTGCGAGGTAACGCTGCCCCATACAGACAAGGCGGAGCACGAGGAGCTGTGTGAGTTCCGGCCGTACTCCTGCCCCTGCCCAGGGGCCTCCTGTAAGTGGCAGGGCTCGTTGGACGCGGTAATGCCCCACCTCATGCACCAGCACAAATCCATCACCACACTGCAGGGCGAGGACATCGTGTTCCTGGCTACAGACATTAACCTGCCTGGAGCAGTGGACTGGGTCATGATGCAGTCCTGCTTTGGTTTCCACTTCATGCTGGTCCTGGAGAAGCAGGAGAAATACGACGGCCACCAGCAGTTCTTTGCCATTGTGCAGCTAATCGGCACGCGGAAGCAGGCAGAGAACTTTGCCTACCGCCTGGAGCTCAACGGGCACCGGCGACGGCTCACCTGGGAGGCCACGCCCCGTTCCATCCACGAGGGCATTGCCACGGCCATTATGAACAGCGACTGCCTGGTGTTTGACACCTCCATCGCGCAGCTGTTTGCTGAGAACGGGAACCTGGGCATCAATGTCACCATATCCATGTGCTGAGGACTGTCAGGTGGACagccactaacacacacacacatacagacacacatatacacactccaCACTACAGGAAACCTGGGTTTGGAGAGCAGCAGGGTGTACGTGTTGTCCCAAGGAACCTGTTGCCATTGTAAATTGTGGTTTAGAACTTTCACAGATTGGTAAGAGCTTGATGCAAACAATGGAACTCTATCCCTGGGATTACATTTTAGGCTTCAATACAATATTCGTTCAATAATTAAAGGTAAGTTTTTCTGAGGATAATCCACCAATGCCCTTCATCCCAGAGCACACCTATGGAGTGAACACTTCAACAGGTGGGGGCTCAGTTTTGTGGTCCATCTTTGCAGAGGGAAGCTGGCAGAAGTGTTACAGATAGTGAGAGATGGAGTGGGTGGACTCAATTTGAGGGAGGGTGGGGCATCAAAAACAAtggcaaatgtttttattttttatatattgcaTTTCAGTTGAGTCGAAGTGAAATGAACTATTAatgtttttgatttttaattATGTTGTCCTTTTTCCCCTCCTTGGATGAGAAGGTCCTAGTACTGTGTGCTCGGACATTGGCTGAAAAGCTAGTTTGGTCTCTCTGGAGTCCAACGGTTTCAGCCTAAACCACTGAATATCTGACCAGGGGTGTATTCGTTACtccaattctgttgcaaaacattttgtctGTTGCAAAGCGTTTTACAactaaaacaagagtttctattggacaaattcaggtaggtccctcagTTTCGTTCTGTTTGGTTCTTAAACGGTAAATGTTTTTCCGTTGCAAgatgtaatgaatacaccccaggaatGAGGACAGTTTCTACAGTTATAATATCGTTATTATTAAATGGAGATTGTTatcatttttgtaatgacttttAATGAATGAAAAAGGCTGTACCCTTGTGGCTAATCTTTCAGTGTTTGTAGATCAATTGTGTCGTTCTTTTGAAAACttcaatgtattttattttgtaagTTAGTTTTCGCTCGTCGTTTGTCCGTCTTTGTCTAAATTCTGTTTGTGAGTGGGCGTAGCAATGCCAAACATCTCTGTGGATACATAGTACTGTTGCTGGTCCCCATCTCTTAATTgtcttttgttttattttgtcattAAATAAATCTCTTTTTCATACCTTGTGCAATTTCTCCATCCCTGTGATTTGCTATAGGCAATAACATCCTTATTTATTGGCAGGGATTTACTCCAACCACGGAATTATCATTCTAGTTAAGCACTTTATACTCATCAGATGGCTTTAATCATATAGACATGCATGAGTGCACTGCTGATCAcaaaggtttgtgtgtgtgtgctgtggggtGCATTGTTGATTATGGTactatgtgtgtgcatgtgtttcccAGTCCTATCCAGCCCCGTGGAGGCTGGGGCGTCTGTGTTCTGGCCTAGTGAATGAAGGGTTAGCTCTGTAGGACCATAATTACCAGAGGCCCCCAGGACGCCCTGGGGACTTTGGCACCCAGCCAGCTACACTCCACTGGGGAACACAGAGCACCCTTTCTCTGACCCTGCTGCTGTTTTGTCTTCACGCCACTTCCGTCATGCATTATCTCCCCCAGTAGTGGCCCTTAAAGTAACAGCCATGTTCAGTCGTGTGTACTGCTCATTCTGTTTAGGGGAAAGTGCTCCTGTTTCCTTCCCAGGCCTCATTCAATCAAATCTGCAATTAGATGTGTCCATAAGTGGTGGAGCAAAGCAGTCATGGGATTTTGATCACTAACTGGTATCTGCTATTCTAGTGTGTTGCTGTA
Coding sequences within it:
- the LOC112252323 gene encoding E3 ubiquitin-protein ligase Siah1 isoform X3: MDEEMSRQTATALPTGTSKCAPSQRIPTLSGTTASNSDLASLFECPVCFDYVLPPILQCQSGHLVCSNCRPKLTCCPTCRGPLGSIRNLAMEKVANSVLFPCKYASSGCEVTLPHTDKAEHEELCEFRPYSCPCPGASCKWQGSLDAVMPHLMHQHKSITTLQGEDIVFLATDINLPGAVDWVMMQSCFGFHFMLVLEKQEKYDGHQQFFAIVQLIGTRKQAENFAYRLELNGHRRRLTWEATPRSIHEGIATAIMNSDCLVFDTSIAQLFAENGNLGINVTISMC
- the LOC112252323 gene encoding E3 ubiquitin-protein ligase Siah1 isoform X2; amino-acid sequence: MENHFSLYKSFVRVSKQEHMAGKEVPTFQEKTKALFGNLMDEEMSRQTATALPTGTSKCAPSQRIPTLSGTTASNSDLASLFECPVCFDYVLPPILQCQSGHLVCSNCRPKLTCCPTCRGPLGSIRNLAMEKVANSVLFPCKYASSGCEVTLPHTDKAEHEELCEFRPYSCPCPGASCKWQGSLDAVMPHLMHQHKSITTLQGEDIVFLATDINLPGAVDWVMMQSCFGFHFMLVLEKQEKYDGHQQFFAIVQLIGTRKQAENFAYRLELNGHRRRLTWEATPRSIHEGIATAIMNSDCLVFDTSIAQLFAENGNLGINVTISMC
- the LOC112252323 gene encoding E3 ubiquitin-protein ligase Siah1 isoform X1, which codes for MSGRDHVQPVNSWKGVLKLFTCIATRTANNPKEVPTFQEKTKALFGNLMDEEMSRQTATALPTGTSKCAPSQRIPTLSGTTASNSDLASLFECPVCFDYVLPPILQCQSGHLVCSNCRPKLTCCPTCRGPLGSIRNLAMEKVANSVLFPCKYASSGCEVTLPHTDKAEHEELCEFRPYSCPCPGASCKWQGSLDAVMPHLMHQHKSITTLQGEDIVFLATDINLPGAVDWVMMQSCFGFHFMLVLEKQEKYDGHQQFFAIVQLIGTRKQAENFAYRLELNGHRRRLTWEATPRSIHEGIATAIMNSDCLVFDTSIAQLFAENGNLGINVTISMC